A single Sulfurimonas aquatica DNA region contains:
- a CDS encoding allophanate hydrolase-related protein — protein MSKTIEIAVCGAHMSGLPLNHQLVMLNASFVKATSTARGYRLFDVPQKLPPRPGMIRDAKSESSLTLEVWSMPLENFGAFMIQIASPLCIGSVILEDESIVYGFLCESDYLEGAKEITEYGGWREYLASK, from the coding sequence ATGTCTAAAACAATAGAAATAGCGGTATGTGGTGCCCATATGAGTGGACTCCCTCTAAATCATCAACTAGTAATGCTAAACGCGAGTTTTGTAAAGGCGACTTCAACGGCGAGAGGGTATAGACTCTTTGACGTGCCGCAGAAGCTTCCTCCTCGTCCTGGAATGATTCGAGACGCTAAAAGTGAAAGCTCTCTAACATTGGAAGTATGGTCAATGCCACTTGAGAACTTTGGAGCGTTTATGATTCAGATTGCCTCGCCTCTGTGTATAGGAAGTGTAATCCTTGAGGATGAGAGCATAGTTTATGGCTTTTTATGTGAGAGCGATTATCTTGAGGGTGCTAAAGAGATAACCGAGTATGGGGGATGGAGAGAGTATCTTGCTTCAAAGTAA
- a CDS encoding sensor histidine kinase → MKFDNVSLEYRTLILLLGSLYAALILMIFISLSMHEKSLDEEYGRSLEFVFDSIKKVQKTQFNPEFLSKCNENCDGVGNPECILCEYNHRFTSLDLEYFAPNKPLPKKTVSRIISLDDGSSVVLSVSEEYINEKMTHFRNMLLIIFITISTIFTVIAIILNKKLFYALKCLVDLCNDTTEQSDTVSYCPCSYEIKDLRDAITKLLIKNQSLFEKKSDMFKEIAHELKSPIAIMQARLSLLSVDDTPSNVEKYINETDEDIEDVKNIIYELLFLEEIEMEIQNTHKSDISMRTECKLMQGKFGPILELNHVEVNAPWNEDFHIYTFKHSIRKVLQAVYENVFIHTQKGSTINVEVDAKNKTMLITNEAKSLADRESAFKSTKIGTKIIKRLSEKLDFTFSTELKNNIYTTTITFHS, encoded by the coding sequence TTGAAGTTCGATAATGTCTCTTTAGAGTATAGAACACTCATACTCCTTCTTGGAAGCCTTTATGCTGCCCTTATCCTTATGATATTTATCTCTCTTTCCATGCATGAGAAGAGTCTTGATGAAGAGTATGGCAGAAGCTTGGAGTTTGTCTTTGACTCTATAAAAAAAGTGCAAAAGACTCAGTTCAATCCAGAGTTTCTTAGTAAATGTAATGAAAATTGTGATGGAGTTGGTAATCCAGAGTGCATACTTTGTGAGTATAACCATAGGTTTACCTCTTTAGACCTTGAGTATTTTGCTCCCAATAAACCTTTACCTAAAAAAACAGTTTCAAGAATTATTAGCTTAGATGATGGCTCATCCGTTGTACTTTCTGTATCAGAAGAGTACATTAATGAGAAGATGACTCACTTTAGAAATATGCTTCTTATTATATTTATCACTATATCTACGATCTTTACGGTAATCGCTATCATTTTAAACAAAAAGCTTTTTTATGCACTAAAGTGTTTAGTAGATTTATGTAATGATACAACAGAGCAATCAGACACGGTTAGTTATTGTCCTTGTAGTTATGAGATTAAAGATTTAAGAGATGCTATAACGAAACTACTTATCAAAAACCAATCTCTTTTTGAGAAAAAATCTGACATGTTTAAAGAGATAGCACATGAGCTAAAATCGCCTATTGCCATTATGCAAGCAAGGCTTTCTCTCTTAAGCGTAGACGATACGCCAAGTAATGTTGAAAAATATATAAACGAGACGGATGAAGATATTGAGGATGTAAAAAACATCATCTATGAACTACTATTTCTTGAAGAGATAGAGATGGAGATTCAAAACACCCATAAGAGCGATATCTCTATGCGAACAGAGTGTAAGCTTATGCAGGGAAAATTTGGTCCCATCTTGGAACTCAATCACGTTGAAGTAAATGCACCTTGGAATGAAGACTTTCATATATATACTTTCAAACACTCAATACGTAAGGTTTTACAAGCAGTTTATGAAAATGTTTTTATTCATACGCAAAAAGGTAGCACCATAAATGTAGAAGTAGACGCTAAAAACAAAACCATGCTCATTACTAACGAAGCTAAGTCTTTAGCAGATAGAGAGAGTGCGTTTAAGTCTACAAAGATAGGAACTAAAATCATCAAAAGGCTCTCAGAGAAGCTTGACTTTACCTTCTCTACAGAACTTAAAAACAACATATATACAACTACTATTACCTTCCACTCATAG
- a CDS encoding response regulator transcription factor, with product MSKILLLEDDEVLAETLVELLESEGFEVTHVADGELALESTFLKQFSILLLDVNVPYLDGFELLKSLRESGDTTPAIFITALTDVASLSKGFDMGADDYIKKPFDFDELLVRINALLRKSFNSYAKEIVVDNFVFSIDKNELYLSKEFVALSPYELEITKLLFKNLDKTLEKETIFEYLSEGREMSEGSLRVHINKLRRIGLPITTIKGIGYRLASA from the coding sequence ATGTCAAAAATATTATTACTAGAAGATGATGAAGTATTAGCAGAAACATTAGTAGAACTCTTAGAGAGTGAAGGTTTTGAAGTTACTCATGTAGCCGATGGTGAGCTCGCGTTAGAGAGTACTTTTTTAAAACAGTTTAGCATTTTACTTCTTGATGTAAACGTCCCTTATCTTGATGGATTTGAGTTACTTAAAAGTCTAAGAGAGAGTGGAGATACTACTCCTGCCATCTTTATAACAGCCCTTACTGATGTCGCTTCCTTGTCTAAAGGTTTTGACATGGGTGCAGATGATTACATAAAAAAACCATTTGATTTTGATGAGTTGCTTGTGAGAATAAATGCGCTTCTACGAAAATCATTTAACTCGTACGCTAAAGAGATAGTAGTGGATAATTTTGTCTTTTCCATAGATAAAAATGAGCTCTATCTAAGTAAAGAGTTTGTAGCACTCTCACCTTACGAGCTAGAAATTACTAAACTATTATTTAAAAACTTAGATAAAACTCTTGAAAAAGAGACTATCTTTGAGTACTTGAGTGAGGGTCGGGAGATGAGTGAGGGCTCACTAAGAGTTCACATAAACAAACTTCGCAGAATTGGCTTACCAATCACGACCATCAAAGGGATAGGGTACAGACTTGCATCAGCATAA
- the atzF gene encoding allophanate hydrolase produces MTISSLQKSYKDKELSPRELMQQIKEKIEIHKDNPIWIHVLSEDELEPYLKRLESSDVDSLPLYGVPFAIKDNIDLKDIPTTAACPDYSYVPDKSAYVVEQLINAGAIPVGKTNLDQFATGLVGTRSPYGACQNSINAEYISGGSSSGSAVSVALDMALFSLGTDTAGSGRVPAAFNNLVGVKPSKGILSTSGVVPACRSLDCVSIFAKNSEDASRVLDIAISFDESDPYSRVMPDVKHNVKSPFSFAIVKQEQLKFFEDNEAEELYKKAVKHFEMMGGKALEIDFSPMLEAANLLYYGPWVTERYVALKDMVETKPESFMDVTKTIVLSGKTKSAEDYFNAEYKIKAYKRQADILMKNIDFALTPTTGTIYTIDEVNADPIELNSNLGYYTNFMNLLDFSAYAIPAGFRKNGLPFGVTLFAEAFEDRKLINYGKLFTSKDFNV; encoded by the coding sequence ATGACAATTTCAAGTTTACAAAAATCATATAAAGACAAAGAACTCTCCCCAAGAGAGTTAATGCAGCAGATAAAAGAGAAGATAGAGATACATAAAGATAATCCTATCTGGATTCATGTTTTAAGTGAGGATGAACTAGAGCCTTATCTCAAGAGACTCGAATCAAGCGATGTAGACTCTTTGCCACTTTATGGTGTTCCCTTCGCTATTAAAGACAATATAGACTTAAAGGACATTCCTACTACAGCCGCCTGTCCTGATTATAGTTACGTACCTGATAAATCTGCTTACGTAGTTGAGCAACTTATAAACGCGGGAGCCATCCCAGTTGGAAAAACAAATCTAGACCAGTTTGCAACGGGGCTGGTAGGTACTCGCTCACCCTATGGAGCGTGTCAAAACAGCATAAACGCAGAGTATATTTCAGGTGGTTCTAGCTCAGGGAGCGCGGTAAGCGTGGCTTTAGATATGGCACTCTTTTCACTTGGAACAGACACAGCAGGTTCAGGTCGCGTTCCCGCAGCGTTTAATAATCTCGTAGGAGTAAAACCATCAAAAGGAATCTTAAGCACTTCAGGGGTTGTACCAGCATGTAGAAGTCTTGACTGTGTCTCTATCTTTGCTAAAAATAGTGAAGACGCAAGTAGAGTTTTAGACATAGCTATCTCTTTTGATGAGAGTGATCCATACTCAAGAGTGATGCCAGATGTGAAACATAACGTTAAGTCGCCTTTCTCTTTTGCCATTGTAAAACAAGAACAGTTGAAGTTTTTCGAGGATAATGAAGCTGAGGAGCTCTATAAAAAAGCCGTGAAGCATTTTGAGATGATGGGTGGTAAAGCGCTTGAGATAGACTTTTCACCGATGCTTGAAGCTGCAAACCTTCTCTACTATGGACCATGGGTTACAGAGCGTTACGTCGCTCTAAAAGATATGGTGGAGACAAAACCTGAGAGTTTTATGGATGTTACTAAAACAATAGTCTTATCTGGAAAAACAAAAAGCGCCGAGGATTATTTTAACGCCGAGTATAAAATAAAAGCCTATAAACGCCAAGCGGATATCTTAATGAAAAACATTGACTTTGCTTTGACTCCAACTACCGGAACCATTTATACCATCGATGAAGTAAACGCGGATCCAATAGAGCTCAACAGCAACCTTGGTTACTACACAAACTTTATGAACCTACTTGATTTTTCTGCCTATGCGATTCCTGCAGGATTTAGAAAGAATGGCTTGCCTTTTGGAGTGACGCTTTTTGCTGAGGCGTTTGAGGATAGAAAACTAATCAACTACGGCAAATTATTTACGTCAAAGGATTTCAATGTCTAA
- a CDS encoding AlbA family DNA-binding domain-containing protein, producing MKLQMQESQTIEFKQIWKDDYIKWISAFANTDGGKLYIGVADDTSIVGVANAKKLLVEIPNKARDILGVEIDVNLLVEDSKEYLEIITPRYPNAISYEGGYYHRVESSTLELKGAELDTFLLSRAIVE from the coding sequence ATGAAGTTACAAATGCAAGAATCCCAAACCATAGAGTTTAAACAAATTTGGAAAGACGATTACATCAAATGGATTAGTGCTTTTGCAAATACTGATGGAGGAAAGCTCTACATAGGAGTTGCAGATGATACAAGTATCGTCGGAGTTGCCAATGCAAAAAAATTACTAGTAGAGATTCCAAATAAAGCAAGGGATATCTTGGGTGTGGAAATTGATGTAAATTTGCTTGTAGAAGACTCTAAAGAGTATCTTGAAATCATAACGCCACGCTATCCTAATGCCATCAGTTATGAAGGTGGGTATTACCACAGAGTAGAAAGTAGCACTCTAGAGTTAAAAGGCGCGGAGCTTGACACTTTTCTTTTGAGTAGGGCAATTGTAGAGTAG
- a CDS encoding TolC family protein, which produces MFKFSFIILSVSAVLGASSSLMLQEAIEKALQNHPDIQKSSLQVKRAQSAEKIARADYLPQINLNAEYDPLRTYTLPANGVFNTKDSDGWLVNATLNQKIWDFSKTSLSIEAGEIEQNAAEQSLLDIKALLVYKVKLQYELMLVQREAIKVREEDVKVKEELYKQAQAFVELGMKTDADATRFLSALYRAKDNLAIAEANFFKAKTVLSLYIGQEIDKNVILQNTLGKRKVVTTNEQSVLEASPALKSLQNSLKKDELNYKAAKASHYGSIDAIASYTLQNTLNEYDSSLIGLTLRVPLYSGGRTSAQVEQGIINKQSSQANVNAKELALKEEFATLMIDLKRYEKSIESKELEIKASTQTQRVLEARYKEGLATYIEMLDVNTFTLDAKLSLLQSLYERSSTIHRLEYLQGKLK; this is translated from the coding sequence GTGTTTAAATTTAGTTTCATTATTTTATCTGTCTCAGCAGTGCTTGGAGCATCTAGTAGTTTAATGCTTCAAGAAGCCATAGAAAAGGCGCTGCAAAATCATCCAGACATTCAAAAATCATCCCTGCAAGTTAAAAGGGCTCAGAGTGCCGAGAAAATTGCAAGAGCTGATTATCTTCCTCAAATCAATCTAAACGCAGAGTATGATCCTCTACGAACATACACACTCCCAGCCAATGGTGTTTTTAATACCAAAGATAGTGATGGCTGGCTTGTAAACGCGACACTCAACCAAAAGATTTGGGATTTTTCTAAAACAAGTTTAAGTATAGAAGCTGGGGAGATAGAACAAAATGCAGCAGAGCAATCACTCTTAGATATCAAAGCTCTTTTGGTCTACAAGGTAAAGCTCCAGTATGAACTTATGTTAGTGCAACGCGAAGCTATCAAGGTAAGAGAAGAGGATGTAAAAGTAAAAGAGGAACTCTACAAACAGGCTCAGGCTTTTGTGGAGTTAGGTATGAAAACAGATGCCGATGCTACTCGCTTTTTATCTGCTCTTTATAGAGCAAAAGATAACCTTGCTATTGCAGAGGCGAACTTTTTTAAGGCAAAAACGGTGCTCTCTTTATATATAGGTCAAGAGATAGACAAAAATGTCATACTTCAAAACACTCTAGGAAAAAGAAAAGTAGTTACTACAAATGAGCAGAGCGTTTTAGAGGCATCACCTGCTCTTAAAAGTTTGCAAAATAGTCTCAAAAAAGATGAGCTCAACTACAAGGCGGCTAAGGCCTCTCATTATGGTTCTATTGACGCTATCGCTTCTTATACTCTCCAAAACACACTCAATGAGTATGACTCGAGCCTTATAGGTTTGACACTTAGAGTGCCTCTTTATAGTGGTGGGAGAACTTCAGCCCAAGTTGAGCAGGGCATAATCAATAAGCAGAGCTCTCAGGCTAATGTAAACGCCAAGGAGTTAGCTCTTAAAGAGGAGTTTGCAACTCTTATGATTGACCTAAAAAGATATGAGAAGAGCATAGAGTCTAAAGAGTTAGAGATAAAAGCATCTACTCAGACTCAAAGAGTTCTTGAGGCAAGGTATAAAGAGGGTTTAGCGACTTACATAGAGATGTTAGATGTAAATACATTTACACTTGATGCAAAACTCTCACTCTTACAAAGCCTCTATGAGAGAAGCTCAACCATTCATCGTTTAGAATATTTACAAGGAAAGTTAAAATGA
- a CDS encoding sensor histidine kinase, whose amino-acid sequence MHQHKKVAFLKFFITYFVSVALLILVAGFFYFNQTKEHFLKAEEFLLIKYARYIKMQDAPNDFTSDYHHEYVTLSAHTEITNFSVEEKEFSKLLPMHKKLRYLKVYKSKENYDARVYDLKLKVIALQAFLLLLFAYLSYLLAKSALKPLEESINTLDKFAKDLIHDLNTPVTSIKLNMKLLKKLPEFSSNSALLRLNKSVHNISELHENLTILLQEETFQIEELKICEIVDEVVQMQQQIYPEIAFTRECSELNVRLNKNATKQILQNIISNACKYNSKNGSVKIYVKEKKLYIEDSGGGIKEPSRIFERSYSEENSSGIGLDIVKRLAAAMDIKIAVNSSDKGSCFILEFNI is encoded by the coding sequence TTGCATCAGCATAAAAAAGTAGCATTTTTAAAATTTTTCATTACCTACTTCGTTAGCGTCGCGCTGCTTATTCTTGTTGCAGGTTTTTTTTACTTTAACCAGACAAAAGAGCACTTTTTAAAAGCGGAAGAATTTTTACTGATAAAGTATGCAAGATATATAAAGATGCAAGATGCCCCTAACGACTTTACTTCAGACTATCATCATGAGTATGTAACTCTGAGTGCACATACGGAGATAACAAACTTTAGCGTTGAAGAAAAAGAGTTTAGTAAACTTCTTCCTATGCATAAGAAGTTGAGATATCTAAAGGTCTACAAATCTAAGGAAAATTATGATGCAAGAGTGTATGATTTAAAGCTAAAGGTTATCGCTCTTCAAGCTTTTTTACTGCTACTCTTTGCATACCTGAGTTATCTGCTTGCAAAGAGCGCTCTAAAGCCTCTAGAAGAGAGTATAAATACTCTAGATAAGTTTGCAAAAGATCTCATACATGACCTAAACACACCAGTAACTTCTATAAAACTCAATATGAAACTGTTAAAAAAACTCCCAGAGTTTAGCTCAAACAGTGCGCTACTGCGGCTTAATAAAAGCGTGCACAATATCTCCGAACTTCATGAAAATCTTACTATTTTACTTCAAGAGGAGACTTTTCAAATAGAAGAGCTTAAAATCTGTGAAATCGTAGATGAAGTGGTGCAGATGCAGCAACAGATATATCCTGAGATAGCGTTTACTAGAGAGTGCTCAGAGCTAAATGTAAGACTCAATAAAAATGCTACTAAGCAGATTTTACAAAATATAATTTCAAATGCCTGCAAATATAACTCAAAAAATGGAAGCGTGAAAATATATGTAAAAGAGAAGAAACTTTACATAGAAGATAGTGGTGGAGGGATTAAAGAGCCAAGTAGGATTTTTGAACGCTCTTATAGTGAAGAAAATAGTAGCGGAATAGGGCTAGACATAGTAAAAAGATTAGCAGCAGCGATGGATATCAAGATAGCGGTAAACTCCTCGGATAAGGGGAGCTGTTTTATTTTAGAGTTTAATATTTAG
- a CDS encoding ArsR/SmtB family transcription factor, with product MEIFLKSVSALNDETRVLILSFLNEYGETCVCDLQASLDMIQSRLSRHLKILKEAGFLRVQRKGTWAYYSIRSPLDRFRSEALEEIRHLEIKLPELKKVSDNGACKV from the coding sequence ATGGAGATATTTTTAAAGAGCGTATCGGCGTTAAATGATGAAACGCGAGTCTTGATTTTATCTTTTTTAAATGAGTATGGAGAGACTTGCGTTTGCGACCTACAAGCATCTCTTGACATGATTCAGTCGCGTTTGTCTCGTCACTTAAAGATACTCAAAGAGGCTGGTTTTTTGAGAGTTCAGAGAAAGGGAACTTGGGCTTACTACTCTATACGAAGTCCGCTTGATAGATTTAGAAGCGAAGCCCTAGAAGAGATTAGGCATTTAGAGATAAAGTTGCCAGAGTTAAAAAAAGTATCAGATAATGGAGCATGTAAAGTATGA
- a CDS encoding rhodanese-like domain-containing protein → MKKIILLLICSYVIVFAETLMLTYDNYLSAFTYEERKAMKISSVELAVMLEEGEAQLVDIRFKEEYAAWHMPFSINIPINELPKRLNELDKSKVIVTACPHKDRAIMARTFLKLKGYNTRYLVDGLVGFAEYLRGDNAREFIQEYNLLNSK, encoded by the coding sequence ATGAAAAAAATAATTTTACTACTTATATGCAGCTATGTAATTGTATTCGCAGAGACTCTAATGCTTACTTATGATAACTACTTAAGCGCATTTACCTATGAAGAGCGCAAGGCTATGAAAATCAGTAGCGTAGAACTTGCCGTTATGCTTGAAGAAGGTGAAGCTCAACTTGTGGACATTCGATTTAAAGAAGAGTATGCGGCTTGGCATATGCCTTTCTCGATTAACATACCCATTAATGAGCTGCCAAAACGTTTGAATGAACTTGATAAGTCAAAAGTAATAGTTACGGCATGTCCCCATAAAGACCGAGCAATTATGGCGCGTACGTTTTTGAAACTCAAAGGTTATAATACTCGCTACCTCGTAGATGGTTTAGTCGGATTTGCCGAGTATCTCAGAGGTGATAACGCAAGAGAGTTTATTCAAGAGTATAATTTACTTAACAGTAAATAA
- a CDS encoding arsenate reductase ArsC gives MNEKKRVLILCTGNSCRSIMAEALINAKLGEHVKAQSSGVKASGVVNPNAQTLLESRGLWRDEYHSKVIETLIDEEFDLVVTVCDHAKETCPVFPKVVKTIHVGFDDPSGKAVPEYAITLDLIEKELLPVIVKEFLL, from the coding sequence ATGAATGAAAAAAAAAGAGTCCTGATTTTATGTACGGGAAATAGTTGCCGCTCTATCATGGCGGAAGCGCTTATAAACGCGAAGTTAGGCGAGCATGTTAAAGCACAAAGTTCTGGCGTTAAAGCAAGTGGAGTAGTCAACCCAAACGCACAAACACTCCTAGAGTCTCGTGGTTTATGGAGAGATGAATACCACTCTAAAGTGATAGAGACTCTCATAGATGAAGAGTTTGACTTAGTTGTAACGGTATGCGATCACGCAAAAGAGACGTGTCCCGTTTTTCCTAAGGTGGTTAAAACTATACATGTAGGTTTTGATGACCCATCAGGCAAAGCAGTTCCTGAGTATGCAATAACCCTTGATTTGATAGAAAAAGAGTTATTGCCAGTTATTGTAAAAGAGTTTTTACTATGA
- a CDS encoding arsenic transporter: MVLALSVFLVTLLFVIWQPKGLQIGTTAVVGAIAALVVGVVSYNDVLSVIDIVWDATLAFIGIIILSMILDEIGFFEWAAIKMAKLSGGNGNKMFVYILLLGALVSAFFANDGAALILTPILLAKMKYLKMKPLAIFAFLMAGGFIGDSASNPLVISNLTNIVTVGYFDIGFVEYAKNMFLPNLLSIFASIVVLWIYFRKDIPFEVDVSKLPEPASVIKNQTMFRLSWPFLALLMVGYFIGDFYNLPVSLFALGGALLFLAIAKYYKAVKPLATIKSAPWQVVWFSIGLYVVVYGLKNAGLTDVIASWIVELNAHGSTVAIIGTGFLSAFISSVMNNMPTIMIMDIAIESVGYVGNEALVYANILGSNLGPKMTPIGSLATLLWLHVLAQKGVKISWSEYMKVGLVITPPVLLVALLGLI, translated from the coding sequence ATGGTATTAGCCTTATCTGTTTTTTTAGTCACGCTACTCTTTGTCATTTGGCAACCAAAAGGTTTGCAAATAGGAACAACTGCCGTAGTTGGAGCTATCGCCGCTCTTGTGGTTGGCGTTGTAAGTTATAATGACGTGTTAAGCGTTATAGATATTGTTTGGGACGCGACTTTGGCGTTTATAGGCATTATCATCCTCTCTATGATTCTAGACGAGATAGGATTTTTTGAGTGGGCGGCCATCAAAATGGCTAAACTCAGTGGTGGAAATGGAAACAAAATGTTTGTCTACATTCTCCTACTTGGTGCCTTAGTGTCGGCATTTTTTGCTAATGATGGCGCGGCGCTTATCTTAACGCCAATCCTTCTAGCTAAGATGAAATATCTTAAGATGAAACCTTTGGCAATCTTCGCTTTTTTAATGGCGGGAGGCTTCATTGGCGACAGTGCTTCAAACCCACTTGTTATCTCTAACCTAACTAACATAGTAACAGTTGGTTATTTTGACATAGGCTTTGTTGAGTATGCAAAAAACATGTTCTTGCCAAATCTTCTTTCTATCTTCGCTTCCATAGTCGTACTTTGGATTTACTTCCGTAAAGATATTCCATTTGAGGTAGACGTATCAAAACTTCCTGAGCCTGCGTCGGTTATCAAAAACCAGACGATGTTCAGACTCTCTTGGCCATTTTTAGCCCTTTTAATGGTAGGTTATTTCATAGGAGATTTTTACAATCTTCCAGTTAGTCTTTTTGCTCTTGGTGGCGCACTACTCTTTTTAGCCATTGCAAAATACTATAAGGCTGTAAAACCTCTAGCAACTATAAAGTCAGCGCCTTGGCAGGTAGTATGGTTTAGCATAGGGCTTTACGTAGTTGTCTATGGTCTAAAAAACGCAGGACTCACAGATGTCATAGCTTCATGGATAGTAGAGTTAAACGCTCATGGCTCAACCGTTGCCATCATAGGAACGGGTTTTTTATCCGCGTTTATAAGTTCAGTGATGAACAATATGCCAACTATCATGATTATGGACATAGCAATCGAGAGCGTTGGTTATGTTGGAAACGAAGCACTTGTTTACGCAAATATATTAGGTTCAAACCTAGGGCCAAAAATGACGCCTATTGGTTCACTAGCAACTCTTTTATGGCTTCATGTTTTGGCTCAAAAGGGAGTGAAAATCTCATGGAGCGAGTACATGAAAGTAGGTCTTGTTATAACGCCACCAGTACTGCTTGTGGCTCTTCTTGGATTAATCTAG
- a CDS encoding response regulator transcription factor: protein MRRILYLEDDPKLAQIVVEYLSRFYQVDHLSHLEDLNRRVEHFNYDVAIIDRNLHGEDIGLKAIEIIHKKDATTGVIVTSSYSSVDDKIDGLSLGADDYLEKPFNIRELEARIAVLLRRKLPTNIELNGMKFDTESRQIEYDGKVILLSQKENEILFYLLENANKVFSAQDLIYAIYSHPDDILPNTITVTVGKIRKKLPVEIIKTFKTRGYMIEVR, encoded by the coding sequence ATGAGACGAATATTATATTTAGAAGATGACCCAAAATTAGCACAGATAGTTGTCGAGTATCTGAGTAGGTTTTACCAAGTTGACCACCTTTCTCATCTTGAAGATCTAAACAGAAGAGTTGAGCACTTTAACTATGATGTTGCGATTATAGATAGAAATCTTCATGGCGAAGATATTGGACTCAAGGCTATAGAAATTATTCATAAAAAAGATGCAACAACGGGAGTGATAGTTACAAGCTCTTATAGTAGTGTTGATGACAAGATAGACGGCCTCTCTTTGGGTGCTGATGATTATCTGGAAAAACCTTTTAACATAAGAGAACTCGAAGCGAGAATAGCCGTTTTACTCAGACGAAAACTTCCTACAAACATAGAACTAAATGGTATGAAATTTGACACAGAGTCCCGCCAAATTGAGTATGATGGAAAAGTCATTCTGCTCTCTCAAAAAGAGAATGAAATACTTTTTTACCTCCTGGAAAACGCCAACAAAGTCTTCTCAGCTCAAGATCTTATTTATGCTATATATTCTCATCCTGATGACATTCTTCCAAATACCATCACCGTTACAGTTGGTAAGATACGTAAGAAACTCCCCGTTGAGATAATAAAAACGTTTAAAACGCGAGGATATATGATTGAAGTTCGATAA
- a CDS encoding ArsI/CadI family heavy metal resistance metalloenzyme produces MKRLHMHISVEDLEKSTKFYTALFGMEPTKLKEDYAQWLVDEPAVNLAISTGGEKKGLNHMGLQVDSNEAVQELEDRLQAAGVSGEKQKEAVCCYAKSNKYWVQDPDAIIWENYHTMEQAETFGGDSFTGGTGCCTPSFSTNGQWSTGGSC; encoded by the coding sequence ATGAAAAGATTACATATGCATATATCGGTAGAAGATTTAGAAAAAAGCACGAAGTTTTATACGGCGCTTTTTGGGATGGAACCTACAAAACTCAAAGAGGATTACGCTCAGTGGTTAGTAGACGAGCCTGCCGTAAACTTGGCAATTTCGACTGGTGGCGAGAAAAAAGGGCTTAATCATATGGGTCTGCAAGTTGATAGCAATGAAGCGGTTCAAGAGCTAGAAGATAGACTCCAAGCCGCTGGTGTTTCAGGAGAGAAGCAAAAAGAGGCGGTATGTTGTTATGCAAAGTCTAACAAGTACTGGGTACAAGACCCTGACGCAATCATCTGGGAGAACTACCACACTATGGAGCAAGCAGAGACATTCGGTGGGGATAGTTTTACCGGTGGTACAGGTTGTTGTACTCCCTCTTTTAGTACAAACGGTCAGTGGTCAACAGGTGGAAGTTGTTAA